In Thermodesulfobacteriota bacterium, the genomic stretch AGCCTTCCTTCAGACAGACAACCTTGCCTTAGACAGACAACTAAAGCTGTTTGTTGTATCTGGATGAGAGAGGCGGTCATCTATTTTTTAAGGCCAAAATCAAGCCCGATCTAAAATCCCTTCATATTCTTTCCATACATTTAACTCGGTCCGATTCAGGTTCAGCCGCTAGTGGATATCTCCATAGCCTCAAATTCTATTTTTCGCGTCTGGGTCACTCGCTTTGAGGCATCCAGAATTTCAAGTGAAACGAGGTCACCTTCGTGGTCATAATCCAGGATCACACCCGGCTTATCCTCATCGCTTTCAGCGACCGTGCTTTCTTCTTTAAATATTACTGTAAGTGTGTCCGTTATTGGATCATAGAAAACTTTCATGGCTCATCCCTCCAATAACGTAGAGTTGATACACCATCCGGTCAATCTCCCGTTTCTTTGTTCAAAGGGTCGTTTTTTGCCCTGTAACACTCTCGGCTAAGAAACTATAGTGCCCCCTTTGTGACCTATTTCAGAATAGTCTTAAACAGACTTTCCATTGTCGCGAAGAAGTTCTTAGCAGATTTAAGGGCATTTTCCGCATCCTCTTTGGTCGAAAAGAAACTAAGGTCATACTGGTCATTATGCCTTATT encodes the following:
- a CDS encoding DUF2283 domain-containing protein, yielding MKVFYDPITDTLTVIFKEESTVAESDEDKPGVILDYDHEGDLVSLEILDASKRVTQTRKIEFEAMEISTSG